atggccgttttacGAACACTGCGCGCTCTAGAAAATTCcacgcggccgggtgaatttagTACCCGGCTGGGTACGATGATTATGCGCTGAAACGGGCAGAAACTGGTCGAAAAtgaccacccggccgggtgaattttgcTCCTTGTAATTCCACCGGCCGGATACGCTATTTTGGCGTATTTTTATGCCAAAAATGCGATTTTTGATGGGGATAAAAAGGAAGAACGCCTAGGGTTCACGGGATTCAACATTCCACCGCCTACCACACATTCCAACACTTCCCAAGAACACTTTGaagagagatttgaagattgaagactacaAATCGAGAGATTGGAGTCTCTAATCCATAGAATCATTCCAcgggagtatttatttgctttctttgatgtatttgattgaatccattgttttggttttcatgAACATCATGAGTAGCTAATTTTATTGTGGAGGTTTGGGTGAAGATTACTTTgaatatgttttgttttgatttaattgaattgaaccTTCGCCTAGCTCTTGTGGTTATTTTGCTTGTTCATgtgcttttattgttcttttgtcTGGCCAACTTTAGAACTATGTCCGTTTAACTAGATTAATCGAGAGATAGCTAGTTTTACGTGGTGAAAGGAACGAGTACAACACATAGGTTTAtctgcactcgagagaggggacCCTTTGTGAGGACTTGAGTCTTAGGAACTTAAGGAGTTAGAATCTAATctattagaaggagactttGATAGTTAGAATCTAATCAACTGGGTAggtgcactcgagagagggcttaTCCTATGGTAGCGACTTTCCTAATAATCCTAGAGACACAAATAGGTGAATCGATCTTTGAATGTTATGCTTGACTCATgtagttattttgtcattccCGCGCCTTTACATTCATTGGATTAGCTACCCGTTTGAATGCATCTTTACATTGTTATAATATATGAGAGTTGATTAACAAATGTGTGATTTGGGAGTGGACAACACCTTAATCAATATCATCCGAGAGGAGTGAGGTTTTGTGTGAGGGTAAAAATCTTAGGAGTCTTTTGGAGTTGTGTGCTTACACTATAAGGAGACTTTGGGCCTAGCATGCAACCTACAGGTCATGTGCATTCGAGAGAAGGCATGATCTTACCTTCATGATAACTTAGTAACTCTTGAGACCCTAGTCGGCATAGCTCGAAGATTGATTTAGAGGTTTAGTGAGATTAATCAAGACTATAACATTGTAGTTGGATCCCAAAGCTCtactctttctccactttctcttcaattcactcatctcattttatttactttgtttcGATTCATTGTTCTTAGGATTTAGATACAAAAACCCAATCTTCGGTTGTCTAAATAGCGAATGATCTTGATTCGAGGTACTTAAGCACTTAATTAgtctctgtggatacgatactcttgacTTGCCTATACTGCgatagccccgtacacttgcgggtatttctcatgttaaaataattcgagtcaaaaagaaaaaaagaggaaacataaattaagaagaaaaagaaaaaaagaaaggaagatataatactaaaaagaaagaagaaaagaagaaaaaagaaaaaagagaagaaaaaaataatcacatgtttggtactccctccgtcgcatagtagatgtcacactttcttttttagtttgtcccacaaaagatgtcacattttctcttttgaaaaaagtttcctctcacatcaaatataaaattatattttctctcaccaacATCTACAAGTGTGCCATCTTTttttgggacagagggagtactatttaatggaaatttacaaaaatttcctccataacaaaaaatcacatatttagTAGCTAAGGTTATTTTTGTTACTAGATACTAAAATCGATATAagataaagatcaggtaccatttgcgtgagaaagtgaaagatcaagtACCATTAATATAGATCAGATACTAAAATTAATGTGTTAATGTATGCTTATTTATGCACTTGTGCACATTTCCAATAGAAAACTATTTAATGAAAGATAGTTGTAAAAGTTATAAATATGACATGTAAACAATTCATGAGATGTGAGCACTTAACTTATACACACTCAAATTATGCTTATTTTTTACaagtgaaattattatttaaccGCTTggattttaacaaaaattgcaCAGCACTATAAGAGCATCTACAGTGGCTATAGGTCAGTtataggccagccactctctctccctgccacgtcagcagcactaaaaatccacctgccacatcagatttaggtcagccatagacctgccgcaataaaaataattcaaaaaatactacatttacgaaattaaaattaggaataaattacggaattaaattgacgacacatatacgggaaaattcattaattgcattaaaaaaaaggtacatagataaaaaaattacataataaaaataaaaaactatggtcgtgcagtcctccgtgcccacaactcttcaattatatccttttggagttgaatatgagcatccacttggcgcatgtcggcatattCCTTAAGGCGGTCGACTTCATCGAGAagtaccccacgtcgtacgtTAGGGGTGGctgttccgtggcttggaccggcttcatcgtcattggcccaactagtcagttgtacgctTTCGtcttcgacaatcatgttgtgcatgataatgcgggcgtacattatttgggaaacgcattggacatcccacaaacgcgttggacccttaattgccgtcCATCGAGGccctggagcacaccaaatgcgcgctccacgtccttgcgcgccgactcctgtcaATAcgtccgcaaagtaggccttcctttcatcacttgcgtgcctaatcgtcttcacaaagacatgccacctagggtatatcccatccgccaagtagtagctcatatcatgccggttgccgttggccacaaatgagacggctggaccgatGCCCcgacacttctcgttgaagaggggcgacgagttggggacgttgaggtcgttgttcgaaccggctaccccaaaatacgcatgccagatccacacccggtaatcagctacgacttcgaggatcatcgtgggattctttcccttgtagccggtcgtgtaggcccccttccaagcagtcggacagttcttccactcccaatgcatacaatctatgccgcctaacatcccggggaactcatgctgctccccgtgcatctgcatcaaatgCCGACAATCTTggggagtagggcttcgaaggtactgctCACCGAAAATGTTTATCACGCCCCCACAGAAAAACTTCAGACAATCCAGAGCAGTCGTCtaaccgatgtggaggtactcatcccacatgtctgccgagccttcgtaggccaactgcctgattaccgccgtgcacttttgaatagagGTGTGGCAGGGTCTGCCAACCGCATCGTGCCTTAAGCGGAAATACAGATACcgacgctccaaagcgtcaacgatacgcataaacaactccatgtgcattctaaaacgcctcCCGAACATGTttgcgggaaaccgcgggttctctgaaaagtagtcgtcatatagcggctgatgtgcagctacgtgatcccgctcaatcactgctcggcggtggacaaccggtggagggcgaggtatcgcctgctgttccaccctTCGCATataccgctccatctcgcggttcatgtaagcctccatagcctcgttcatcctccgttcgtactcctcagcatccccaccactaccaccactgctACCACCCgtgttactcatcgctcgatgatgctcttgtacagaaatttagagagaaagaaaactcgttaaaacaaattgtgcaaatgaaaatgaaattaaaatcgcgtttatataagttttcaaaaatttaaaaaaaaaacgaaaaagggtgctggccgatcggcacgccacaatgacggcaagcgcatcggccagcgccaggcaatcggctagcccacgcagATTTCGGGCTGGCCGGCTGCAATGGtccggctagccgaccggctagcgacgcgaatcggctagccggcatTGAAGATGCTCTAATAGTAAGCCGTCTTAACCACGTGGTCGTGGGTTCGATTCCCACGGACGGCGTTtccttttttatgttttttctaaTAATGCCAAAATTATTCAGAGGATTAAAGCAGTTAGCCTTATTTGAAGTTGATCTAGGGTTTATACGTGGCTTTTCAAATTTGCAGAATATATGATCTTATTagatttattcataattaaattatgaaaaatattgttttaacGAAAATCGAATATTTCcctaaaattagattttttagttaaaaaattttctattaaaatGTGATGAATCGCTCTTCTTCCCTAGAGAAGAATTAACGCCACAACCCTCTTCTCATTCCTCTCTATTGATCAGTATGTTTGTTCATCATCTTCTTAATTAACACTTTAATTACTACTTGTTTGGATTATTAGATCATCTATACTCCATAAATAGACGAATTAGAATCGGCATTCATGCTATTCTTAGGGCTAATTTCATTGCTTGTTCATCATCTTCTTAATTGTAACTTGAATTACTACTTGTTTGGATTATTAGATCATCAATACTCcatagatttaatttatgaattagaATCGATATTGATGCTATTCTTAGGGCTAATTTCATTGTTTGGTGGCTTATTAGTTTCATTGATTCAATAGACTACATGGTAGAAGTTAATCTTGTTGGTGtgatgaataaataatttcaggAGAAGGGCTTGGCCAAATGAGTCTCTTTACTCCGAGGTACAGCGGTGATGACTTGAGCGACATACACGGTGATGAAGAGCTACGTTCTCTCAAGCGCCAGCTCGAGTTCTTGCAATTTAGATATCAAGCTCGAATAGTAAATTCAATCAACTAAGCCACACACACACCCCTCATATTATAATCATAGTCAATTTAACTTTTGTTTCGATATTTTGATTCTAGGAGCATCTCATGGAGatgaagaatcaagaaaaaatggtaaatgatTTACTCAAACATTAGATCAATTTCTTTGTGcattaaggaaaaaaagaagtaTATACAGTATGTGAGTGATGGATTTCTTGGTTGATTCTAATGGAAGAAGATGGGATATAGTTGTTGCAAATTGACATTGAATAGTTGtgtttatatatgtagttAGTTTGTACTTAGGAAAtgtcttttcttctttttatttaattactactacgaCTACTTATTTGGCTCATCAATAGAATAGAATACATTCATGTCTCATGCTATTCTTggcaataattttattgagcCTGAACTTTAGTTTATGATGGCATGattaaatggaaaatttaCTAATCCATTGTTTGATGGATAATTATTTCCGTTACATgggtaatatttttatgttggtTTTCATTCAGCAGCATATGGAGGGCGGTTTACGCTTCACGGTGCTTTGGTCTACCACCGAACGTACTATGCACTATCATAGTTTCGACGAGTTGGGCTTGAAGGATTGTAGTGATCGAGATCTTGTAATATCCAGATTTGAAAGAAAACTGGAACCCAAACCTTTTTGTGTGGGATTTTTCTGTGTGGGTGATACCTTGTTTATGGCTGGGGGCATGATTAATAttagagatgaagaaaaagatagagaaaagTCTGAACCGACAAACTGTTTGTGGTCTGCAGTGCCACCAGCTGATGGTTCTCTATGTGAGTCTTGGACACTTTGCCCCGCTGCTATGAAGGTAAAGCGTTCCCACCCCATTCTAGTCCCGTTACATGATGGCAGGATATTCATCTGCGGGGGCACAGCTGAACGAGAAGGTTGGGCTGAGTTGTACGACCCGGAGAAAGGAGAGTTGGATGCTAAGAACTTGAGTGTTTCCATGGGTGAGTATCCCCGTCCACTCACTGCCTTTGAATTGTATGATCCGGAGAACGGAGAGGACTTGCCTGTTCCCACTCCCATGACTATGTGTCCCTGTGCAATCTCTTGCTTTCAGTGGACCGATGAAGTTGTCATGATATACTATCACCACTTGCTTTATGGCAGAGGAATAGGATGTGCCTTAGATTGTAAACCATCTCTCCTCTCTTACAACATTGCTCAAGACAAATGGGCTATATTTGCAGAAAACATCCCTCCTCCGTTATATGGTCATGACATGGGATATAGGAACCTCGTATATGTGGGGGGCGACATTCTATTCATTATCGACTATTCATGTGTTTGGTTCGTGTACGATCTATCCTCCAAAAAGGAGGTGGGGGAAGTGTTCGTGAAGGCGAGGCCTAGGGATCAGAATGTGCAAGTGGTGGAAGCTTTCTATACCGGCAACAAAGA
The nucleotide sequence above comes from Salvia hispanica cultivar TCC Black 2014 chromosome 5, UniMelb_Shisp_WGS_1.0, whole genome shotgun sequence. Encoded proteins:
- the LOC125186244 gene encoding uncharacterized protein LOC125186244; translation: MAGGMINIRDEEKDREKSEPTNCLWSAVPPADGSLCESWTLCPAAMKVKRSHPILVPLHDGRIFICGGTAEREGWAELYDPEKGELDAKNLSVSMGEYPRPLTAFELYDPENGEDLPVPTPMTMCPCAISCFQWTDEVVMIYYHHLLYGRGIGCALDCKPSLLSYNIAQDKWAIFAENIPPPLYGHDMGYRNLVYVGGDILFIIDYSCVWFVYDLSSKKEVGEVFVKARPRDQNVQVVEAFYTGNKDIKSSSWGFYVFMRVAGNNYCDLEYAKVEVVQGMGGDYLSIVLMKGVLKIGFFSDIYIFSEKDKKGKEKIEMIDK